Within Myxococcales bacterium, the genomic segment GTAATATGCGGTCAGTTCGAGCAATCCGTGGAAATTGCGGAAACCGAGCGCAATGCCCACCACGAGTCCTGCCCGCCAGGTGAATCCGGAAAACTCGGAGGCGAGCGTCTTGGCGGTGGGATCCAGTGTTCCGTTGATGCGCTCTAGCCCCCCTCTGACCCCGGCCCAAAACTCATACAGGCTAGCCCAGTCAATACCGATGACCAATGGAACATCAAAACCGTAATGCGTAGAGTCGCCGTCGTCGTCTTGAACGATGCCTCCGTATGCTCCGAGGCCGCCCATGAGCTCTATGCGCGGCCAATGGTTAAACCCACCTGGCTCAAGCTCCAAAGCGGTCCGCACAGCTGAGCGAACGGAAGCACCAGAAATGGTTACTTCGAGATCAAGGCGACGCGCCAATCCATAGCGCGCCATGGCCACTGGGACGATGCCCCCAGGGCGTATGATCGCGATAAAGCGCTCATCCAGGTTCTCGGGTGCGCTCTCTGGGCGCAGTCTTCCAAAAGGAATGCGACTGCTAGCGCCCACATGAAGCGCACTACGCTGCTCAGGCGTCAATCGACCGCCGCTCAATGCCGGCATCGCGGAGACGCAGCCCGTATGCAAAATCGCGATGCAAACCGCCAAGCGGCTTGGACGTGGTCTCATCCGTCCATCACCACGGGGAGCCGCTGATGTTGGGGCTTCTCCTGTGAGCCCCGATGCCGGGATTGTGTCAGTATGTCGGCTAAAAGATCATAGTCAGCGGCTGCCGTAACTTTGGCTTCGATCAACTCACCGGGCTTGGCGGCGCCGTTGGCGAGATAGACTTTGCCATCAATATCGGGAGCTTGGCCTCGATGACGGCCTTCGAGCAGGTACTGGCTTTCATCGCTGGGTCCGTCGACCAGGACTTCGATGCGTTGCCCGATGAATGCTTCTTGCTTCCGTTTGCTAATGCTGCGTTGTATGGCCATCAACTCGTCGGCGCGACGTTGGGCGATTTCAGCGGGAACCGGATCTGCCATATGACCACTTGGCGTATCATGCTCGGAGGAGTACAAAAATACGCCCACGCTGTCGAAACCAGCCCATTCAACAAAGTTGCATAATTCTTTGAAATCCTTATCCGTTTCTCCAGGGTGCCCGAGAATGAATGCTGTGCGTAAGGTGAGATCGCTAATGCGGTTTCGCAGATGTTCAACGACGCGATAAAGGCGATCTCCCCCATGCCCCCGTCGCATCCGCCGCAACATCGCGTCCGATGCATGTTGTAGCGGCATATCAATGTAAGGCACGAGCGAGGGGTGCTCGGTGAATAGATCTAGAAGTTCCGACGTCAGCGTCTCGGGATACAAATAGAACAGTCGCAGCCATCGAAGCTGCTCAACGGCCGCTATAGATCGAAGAAGCTCGCTCAATGAGGCACGTGGATCCAGATCGCGACCATAAGCGATCGTATCTTGGCTGATGAGATTCACCTCGACCGACCCGCGCTCAACGAGTGTATGAATTTCTTGCACGATATCAAACACAGGACGAGAACGCTGCTTGCCTCTGATGCTGGGAATCGCACAAAAGCTGCAGGTGCGATTGCATCCCTCGGCAATTTTAACAAACACGCTATGAATACGTGTGGAAATCCGTCGAGGATCGCTGCTCTGAAATAGATAATCCGCTGGGTTTCCGACCAAGATGCGAGGGGCCGATGTGGCAAGGACTTCCCGTAGCCGAAGCATGTCACTCGAACCTAAAAAGTGGTCGACCTCAGGAAGCTGGAGCGCGAGTTCTTTTGAATAACGTTGGGATAGACAACCAGCAACAACCAAGCGTTGGCATTTTCCCATGATCTTGTAACGTGCCATCTCTAATATAGTATCGATGGACTCCTCTTTGGCTCTGTCGATAAACCCGCAGGTGTTGATGACGATGACCTCAGCGTCCTCGGGCTCTGCCACCAAAGCTAGGCCTGAAGCCTCACTCACGCCCAACATCACTTCCGTATCGACGCGATTTTTCGGGCAGCCAAGTGAAATAAAGTGCACGGTTTTTAGAGACATCGACGGGTGTTATAGCATGAACCGGTAAAGGGTCGATGTGACGCGACAAGGATATCGGACACGGCAGCCTGAGGAGAGTCTCGGAATTCTTTCATTCATTTTGGGGCATTTTGACCGTTGGGGTTTGCACTTGCTACCATCTGGCTAGATGTCTATCTCACTTCGTGTTCTCGGCTGTCACGGCGGGGAAACCCGAGATCACCGGACCTCGGCATTTTTGGTAAATGAGCGCGTGGCCGTCGATGCTGGCTCCATCACGGGGATGCTGACTCTAGAGGAACAGCGGCTCATCGAAGTCGTGCTCGTCAGTCATGCCCATATGGATCACGTGCGTGATCTGGCCACACTGGCAGACAATCGCTGCCAACAGGGCGGCCCGCCCCTCAGCATCGCGGCTACAGCGGGCACCATTCATGCGCTGCAACACCACTTCTTTAACGGTCGTCTCTGGCCAGATTTTTCGCAAATAGCCACGCTTTATGGCCCCACCGTGCGTTTTCAGGTGTTGGAGCCAGAAACGACCACCGAGTGTGCGGGTCTGCAAGTGCAAGCGGTGATGGTTGATCACACGGTCGAGACCTCGGCGTTTGTAATCGCAGATGGAACCTCTGCATTTGCTTATAGTGGCGATACGGGGCCGACCCATCGTTTGTGGGAGGTACTCAACGCGCAGCGTAACCTTGGCGCGTTGTTGATCGAGACCTCGTTTCCGAATGAGCGTGCAGCTCTTGCCCGCGTTTCTGGACATCACACCCCGCTAACTTTGCACCAAGAACTTGCCAAGCTGCGCAGAGAAGAGCGTCTTCCCGTCTATGTGTTCCATATCAAACCGCTGTTCCAGGTTGAAGTGGAAGAGCAGCTCGCGCAACTTGAGCGTCCTGAGCTTCGGGTGCTAGCGCTCGGTGATTTCGTGAAGGTCTGATCTCGCTGTCGTAGGGCGTGTCAGACGTTAAACCGAAAGTGCATCACGTCGCCGTCTTCTACGACGTAGTCTTTGCCCTCGGTGGCCATTTTGCCCGCGTTGCGACACGCAGCTTCACTGCCGAGTGCGATCCAGTCTTGCCATTTGATCACTTCGGCACGAATGAAACCACGCTCGAAATCCGTGTGGATTGCACCCGCAGCCTGAGGCGCCTTGGTGTGCTTAGGAATCGTCCAGGCGCGTACCTCTTGCTTGCCCGCAGTAAAATAGGTAATGAGATCTAACATACGATAGCCAGTGCGTATCACGTGATGCAACGAAGGCTCCTCAAGGCCGATCGAGTTTAAGTAATCTGGTCGTTCCTCAGGTTGCAGCTGCATGATCTCGGCCTCAATCGAAGCGCAAATGACTGTGAGATCCGTGTGTTCGGCAGCGGCCCGCGCTCTTAGCGATGCCAATAGCGGTTCTTGTTCAGGAGCGACAATTCCTTCTTCGCTAACATTAGCGACGTAGAAAACGGGTTTCGAGGTGAGCAAGAACAAATCGCGCATCAGTTCGATTTCATCCGTGTCATTTGGGACGACATCGGATGCGCGTCCGTTAGCATCTAGCACGCTAGAGACGCGTTGATAGAAGTCCGCCGCCTTCTGTTCCTTGGCGTTGCCGCTTTTGGAGTTCTTCTTGGCTTTGTCTAGTCTTTTTTGTACTGTCTCAAGATCCTTTAATACCAACTCAGTATGTATGGTGTCCACGTCCGCCAAGGGATCAATGCGGCCTTCGACATGGACGATATTGGGATCTTCAAAACAACGAACGACATGAGCAATGGCATTTACTTCGCGGATGTGGCTCAGAAACGCATTCCCCTTCCCCTCTCCTTGCGAAGCTCCTTTGACCAGTCCCGCAATGTCAACGAAGTCCACAGTGGCTGGTACCTGTTTAAGGGGCTCAACTTTTTTTACGAGCGCATCAAAACGTGGGTCGGGAATGTTAACCACTGCAACGTTCGGTTCGATGGTACAAAACGGATAGTTGGCCGCTTCCGCTTGTTTCGAAGACAACGCGTTAAACAATGTGGATTTGCCTACGTTCGGTAAGCCTACAATGCCAATAGACAGACGCACACGACGGCGGATACCGCGAGTTTTGCAATCCTGCAAGGACTTTGGGCGTCAAGGAATGGTTGAACGGGCTCTCACGGTCGCCATTCTCGCGCTCGGCCTCCAGGATATCGCGCCAAAGTCGATCGCGATGGCCCAAGACTCTAAGCCAAAAGTCGTTTCGCCCCGGCTGATTCAGTTTGTAGAGGCTGATTACCCACCCGGGCTTCTAGAACAGGAAGCGCGGGTGGAAATGGCACTTACCATTTCCGCGACCGGAAAAGTGACCCATGTCGACATCGTAGAGTCTGCCGGAGAGGCCTTTGATCGCGCCGCACAGGCTGCTGCTACCGCATTCGTGTTCAGCCCGGCCAGACTTGGCAACAAGCCGGTCGCCTCAAGGATTCGATATCGTTACGTATTCGAGTTGCGCCCACCCACAGCCCCCAAGACTTCCGTTGCCGCGAAACGCGAGGCGTCGGCGTCTTTCAGCCCCGGAGTGGTTTCTAACGAAAGCGAAACGATTAGCGTAACTGCGCGTGTCGACGCTCCGCCGCGCGAGGTGACACGACGTACGATTCGCTCGGACGTACTTGTGAGAGTCCCCGGGACACGGGGAGATCCGCTGCGTGCCGTGGAACTCTTACCCGGCGTCGGAAGACCACCCTTTACCGCCGGTGCTCTGATTGTGCGAGGCAGCGCGCCTGGCGATAGCCAAACTCAGCTTGAAGGGCTTCCCCTACCTCTTCTTTATCATTTTGGTGGCTTAACGAGTGTGATTCATCCCCGTCTCTTGGACCGCATTGATTTTTATCCTGGCAACTTCGGGGCGAAATTCGGCAGGCGGACGGGTGGCATTCTTGATGTCACGTTGCGCGCCCCCAAAGATGATGGTTTTCATGGCGTCCTTGACGTTAACATTATTGATGCCTCCCTTCTGTTCGAAGGACCCATCGGCGACAAGGGCGGTTTTGCGGTGGCCGCTCGCCGTAGTTATGTCGATCTGGTGCTGGAGGCCGCGCTTCCTGATGACGACGTCAGTATCGTGGCAGCTCCCGTGTACTGGGACTATCAAGGCATCGTTAACTATCGGCTGACGCCACGCGACCGGCTTCGGTTGATGGTATACGGCAGTAGAGACACTCTGCGTCTTTTGTTTCAAGATCCTTCCGAGAGCGACCCGGCCTTTCGCGGCAACTTCGGAGTCCGGAGTGAATTTCACCGAGTGCACATGAGCTGGTTTCACCAGTTCTCCAAAGCCCTCAACCAGAAGATCGATGTCTCCCTAGGTCTTCTGGAGCTGGAGGTAGAACTCGGTAACGATGTCGCCTTCAACCTTTCGAGCGTGGAGGTGTTGGGCCGCTCCGAGTGGAACTGGCGTCTTTCGCCTGTGGTCGGCCTGATTGCCGGCCTTGATATCCGCGCCCAGCCGTCCGACTTTTATTACCGCGGGCCGCAGCCGACACAAGAAGAAGGCGACCCCAGTGGCGGGATCAGTGGGCGGGACCCCATCAGCACCCAACCGTTGGTGTTGGGACAGGGCAGCCTGATGGTCTACGAGCCTGCAGCTTATCTCACCGTGGACCTTCGCCCCATTGAGCAGCTGCAGATTTTGCTGGGCACGCGCTTAGATTGGTTTGGCGTGGTTCGCCGATGGGCACTCGATCCGCGTCTGGCTGTGCGCTATTCACTCAATCAGAAGACCACGCTCAAAGCTGGCGTAGGGTCGTTTAGTCAGCCCCCGGTGGTGCAGGAGGCTTCAGAGGAATTTGGCAATCCATCGCTTCGGCCCATACGGTCCCTGCATGTCAGCGGTGGTCTCGAGCACAAGGTGGACGATGTATACTCGTTCGGGGCGGAGGCCTTCTATAAGCATCTTTGGGATCGCGTAGTCAGCACTCAAGGAGCGGCGTCCCCGTTTTTTATCAACGATGGGATTGGGCGCATCTACGGCCTTGAGGTATTGGCCAGAGCCGAGCCTAAGGGACGATTTTTCGGCTTCTTGTCCTACACGCTTTCGCGCAGTGAGCGGCGTGACCGGGCGGAGGACTGGCGCTTGTTCGACTTCGATCAGACCCACATCTTGACCCTCTCGGGCGTATATAAACTCGGCGCGGGGTGGGAGACGGGGGCCACCTTTCGTCTCGTCAGTGGCAATCCGTTTACCCCTATTGCAGGCGGCATCTACGATGCGAACGTCGATGTGTATCAGCCCATCTATGGGTCGGTGAACTCAAAAAGGAACAAACTTTTTCATCGATTGGACCTACGCATCGAAAAACAATGGAAGCTTCACTATTGGCAGCTCGCCGTGTATCTCGATGTACAAAATGTTTATAATGCGGAGAATCCCGAAGGTACCGTGTACAATTATGACTTCACAGAGACGGGCGCGGTGCGGGGCTTGCCCATCATCCCCAGCCTCGGGGTACGAGGTGAGTTTTGAGTGCACGATGGATGATGGTCCTCTTGTTTCTCGCCGTTGGCTGCGATCCCAACTTTGAGCCTGGTTCGCTACTGACAAAACCCCGAATCTTGGCTGCAAAGGTGCAGTTGGAGCACGACCCTTATGGGTCGTGGCCATTACCCGAAGAGGCGATGGACATTACCTGGCTCAGTGTTGATCCGCTTCATGCGCCAGCATTTGAATGGGTGTTTGGAGCATGCGTCCCCTTGCCTACTTTTAGCGGAAGCCAGTTGTG encodes:
- the ychF gene encoding redox-regulated ATPase YchF; translation: MRLSIGIVGLPNVGKSTLFNALSSKQAEAANYPFCTIEPNVAVVNIPDPRFDALVKKVEPLKQVPATVDFVDIAGLVKGASQGEGKGNAFLSHIREVNAIAHVVRCFEDPNIVHVEGRIDPLADVDTIHTELVLKDLETVQKRLDKAKKNSKSGNAKEQKAADFYQRVSSVLDANGRASDVVPNDTDEIELMRDLFLLTSKPVFYVANVSEEGIVAPEQEPLLASLRARAAAEHTDLTVICASIEAEIMQLQPEERPDYLNSIGLEEPSLHHVIRTGYRMLDLITYFTAGKQEVRAWTIPKHTKAPQAAGAIHTDFERGFIRAEVIKWQDWIALGSEAACRNAGKMATEGKDYVVEDGDVMHFRFNV
- the rimO gene encoding 30S ribosomal protein S12 methylthiotransferase RimO — its product is MSLKTVHFISLGCPKNRVDTEVMLGVSEASGLALVAEPEDAEVIVINTCGFIDRAKEESIDTILEMARYKIMGKCQRLVVAGCLSQRYSKELALQLPEVDHFLGSSDMLRLREVLATSAPRILVGNPADYLFQSSDPRRISTRIHSVFVKIAEGCNRTCSFCAIPSIRGKQRSRPVFDIVQEIHTLVERGSVEVNLISQDTIAYGRDLDPRASLSELLRSIAAVEQLRWLRLFYLYPETLTSELLDLFTEHPSLVPYIDMPLQHASDAMLRRMRRGHGGDRLYRVVEHLRNRISDLTLRTAFILGHPGETDKDFKELCNFVEWAGFDSVGVFLYSSEHDTPSGHMADPVPAEIAQRRADELMAIQRSISKRKQEAFIGQRIEVLVDGPSDESQYLLEGRHRGQAPDIDGKVYLANGAAKPGELIEAKVTAAADYDLLADILTQSRHRGSQEKPQHQRLPVVMDG
- a CDS encoding TonB-dependent receptor, producing MVERALTVAILALGLQDIAPKSIAMAQDSKPKVVSPRLIQFVEADYPPGLLEQEARVEMALTISATGKVTHVDIVESAGEAFDRAAQAAATAFVFSPARLGNKPVASRIRYRYVFELRPPTAPKTSVAAKREASASFSPGVVSNESETISVTARVDAPPREVTRRTIRSDVLVRVPGTRGDPLRAVELLPGVGRPPFTAGALIVRGSAPGDSQTQLEGLPLPLLYHFGGLTSVIHPRLLDRIDFYPGNFGAKFGRRTGGILDVTLRAPKDDGFHGVLDVNIIDASLLFEGPIGDKGGFAVAARRSYVDLVLEAALPDDDVSIVAAPVYWDYQGIVNYRLTPRDRLRLMVYGSRDTLRLLFQDPSESDPAFRGNFGVRSEFHRVHMSWFHQFSKALNQKIDVSLGLLELEVELGNDVAFNLSSVEVLGRSEWNWRLSPVVGLIAGLDIRAQPSDFYYRGPQPTQEEGDPSGGISGRDPISTQPLVLGQGSLMVYEPAAYLTVDLRPIEQLQILLGTRLDWFGVVRRWALDPRLAVRYSLNQKTTLKAGVGSFSQPPVVQEASEEFGNPSLRPIRSLHVSGGLEHKVDDVYSFGAEAFYKHLWDRVVSTQGAASPFFINDGIGRIYGLEVLARAEPKGRFFGFLSYTLSRSERRDRAEDWRLFDFDQTHILTLSGVYKLGAGWETGATFRLVSGNPFTPIAGGIYDANVDVYQPIYGSVNSKRNKLFHRLDLRIEKQWKLHYWQLAVYLDVQNVYNAENPEGTVYNYDFTETGAVRGLPIIPSLGVRGEF
- a CDS encoding 3',5'-cyclic-nucleotide phosphodiesterase yields the protein MSLRVLGCHGGETRDHRTSAFLVNERVAVDAGSITGMLTLEEQRLIEVVLVSHAHMDHVRDLATLADNRCQQGGPPLSIAATAGTIHALQHHFFNGRLWPDFSQIATLYGPTVRFQVLEPETTTECAGLQVQAVMVDHTVETSAFVIADGTSAFAYSGDTGPTHRLWEVLNAQRNLGALLIETSFPNERAALARVSGHHTPLTLHQELAKLRREERLPVYVFHIKPLFQVEVEEQLAQLERPELRVLALGDFVKV